Proteins encoded together in one Bacteroides ovatus window:
- a CDS encoding Omp28-related outer membrane protein, which translates to MRKFTMFFMSSLICLCGCFTACSGNSDDNGEEPDNGEVTGPITLTVDKAKIEANGTDMATFTVTDAKGKVLTTSEYMKNVYFEDVTTGDYLERRTNTFVSVENGTHKFKAYYLDWESDEVSVTAQNRKNYELFYRKVGVFKMTGTWCTYCPAMTSALKKVEELMPGRMVKMAFHSSSSSATDPFHLSQTSTIMSRFGASGFPTCIYDLKVMSIDRNVSAIKQTLQSQIRKYPATCGIKVNTSYNSSTGEITVNAALKSSEGGEYDLVYVLVTDGLTASGGNENSYDYTVKAISNNYLSMSTDGRFTVDANQEHTAATFSISNAKNLNPATSRVVVYALRKVDDAYMVDNITECSINGSIDYLYND; encoded by the coding sequence ATGAGAAAATTTACAATGTTTTTTATGTCAAGTCTGATATGCCTATGCGGATGTTTTACAGCGTGCAGTGGCAATTCAGACGACAATGGTGAAGAGCCGGACAACGGCGAAGTGACAGGACCTATTACTTTGACTGTGGATAAAGCCAAGATTGAAGCTAACGGGACAGATATGGCGACTTTTACGGTGACTGATGCCAAAGGGAAAGTACTGACGACCTCTGAATATATGAAGAATGTATATTTTGAAGATGTTACTACCGGTGATTATCTGGAGAGACGGACCAATACGTTCGTGTCAGTAGAAAACGGGACTCATAAATTTAAAGCATATTATCTGGACTGGGAGTCGGATGAAGTTTCCGTAACCGCACAGAATCGTAAGAATTATGAACTTTTCTATCGCAAGGTGGGTGTTTTTAAAATGACCGGGACTTGGTGTACCTATTGTCCGGCCATGACTTCGGCATTAAAGAAGGTGGAAGAACTGATGCCGGGTCGTATGGTGAAAATGGCTTTTCATTCTTCCAGCAGTTCAGCGACTGATCCCTTCCATTTATCACAGACAAGCACAATCATGAGCCGTTTTGGAGCATCCGGCTTTCCTACCTGTATTTATGATTTAAAAGTGATGTCAATAGACAGGAATGTGAGTGCTATCAAACAGACATTACAAAGCCAAATTAGAAAATATCCGGCTACATGCGGAATCAAGGTAAATACATCCTATAATTCTTCTACTGGCGAAATTACAGTAAATGCTGCATTGAAGTCGAGCGAGGGAGGAGAATATGACCTGGTTTATGTCTTGGTGACTGATGGCTTGACAGCATCCGGAGGAAATGAGAACTCATACGATTATACGGTAAAAGCTATTTCCAACAATTATCTGTCGATGTCAACTGACGGACGGTTTACTGTGGATGCAAATCAGGAGCACACTGCCGCTACTTTCAGCATTTCTAATGCAAAGAACCTGAATCCTGCCACATCGCGTGTAGTGGTTTATGCATTACGTAAAGTAGATGACGCATATATGGTGGATAATATAACCGAATGTTCTATCAACGGTAGCATAGACTATCTCTATAATGATTGA
- a CDS encoding Omp28-related outer membrane protein: MKKLYSTILPIVMILCLAMLSSCSGSSDETENGGTDDGILRITADKTAIQADGVEKVTFTVKLGTQDVSEESTMNLILVKESGEENLDYGVRAFSTSVPGTYVFKARYYEGKAMVSENEVTVQVTPVSGGTSYYHKLLGMQFTSVGCQACPALSTTLKAIQNEQPGRLAVASFHMDFGGMTDPMSTAATNNYRTNILGNFSGLPRLFYNLRKGTKEMISIKSQIEEELQKELSNYPASCGVAIESVYNASDRTVTITAKLTSNVTNTYRCLIYLVEDGIKYFQTNGGNDYTHNNVVRAVVSTSLNGDRFNGAVNAGIESTMQRSCQLESGWNADNMRVIVSMLTTLDGGKTYTCNNVNECKLGESADYLYNE, from the coding sequence ATGAAGAAATTATACTCGACAATTCTACCAATTGTAATGATCCTTTGTTTAGCAATGCTGTCATCCTGTTCCGGTAGTTCGGACGAAACGGAGAATGGAGGGACGGATGACGGCATTTTGCGGATTACAGCCGATAAGACGGCTATACAGGCAGATGGGGTAGAAAAAGTGACCTTTACGGTCAAACTGGGCACACAAGATGTAAGCGAAGAAAGCACGATGAATCTGATTCTGGTAAAGGAGTCGGGAGAAGAAAATCTGGATTATGGCGTTCGTGCTTTCAGCACTTCAGTGCCGGGTACGTATGTTTTTAAAGCCCGCTATTATGAGGGAAAAGCAATGGTTAGTGAAAATGAAGTGACCGTTCAGGTTACTCCCGTATCAGGAGGAACCAGCTATTATCATAAATTACTGGGGATGCAGTTTACTTCTGTCGGGTGTCAGGCTTGTCCGGCGCTTAGCACTACATTGAAAGCAATTCAGAATGAACAACCGGGACGACTGGCGGTAGCTTCTTTCCACATGGATTTCGGGGGAATGACGGATCCCATGAGTACGGCAGCTACCAATAATTACCGGACTAATATTCTCGGCAATTTCTCCGGACTGCCTCGTCTCTTTTACAATCTGCGTAAAGGTACTAAAGAAATGATCAGTATCAAGAGCCAGATTGAAGAGGAGCTTCAAAAAGAATTAAGTAACTATCCGGCTTCTTGCGGGGTAGCGATTGAATCTGTATATAATGCTTCTGACCGTACGGTGACGATTACTGCCAAATTAACTTCCAACGTAACAAATACCTATCGTTGTTTGATTTATCTGGTAGAGGATGGTATCAAATACTTTCAAACGAATGGAGGAAATGATTATACTCATAATAATGTAGTACGTGCAGTGGTGTCCACATCGTTGAATGGTGACCGTTTCAATGGAGCAGTAAATGCGGGAATAGAATCTACCATGCAACGATCTTGTCAGTTGGAATCGGGATGGAATGCGGATAATATGCGTGTGATTGTGTCGATGTTGACAACGCTGGATGGGGGAAAAACTTATACGTGTAACAACGTAAATGAGTGCAAACTTGGAGAATCGGCAGATTACTTGTATAACGAATAA